In the Nocardia asteroides genome, GTGGTTCGGGGTGCTCCGGGGGTGGCTGCGCGGGGACGAGGAGCGGGTCGACCAGTGCTTCCTGGTCCGCCGGGGTCACCTGGTCCCGGCTGAGGTCGAGGTTGACGAGGACCGTCCCGTCGGGCAGATCCTTGGTGAACTCCACCGACGCCACGGTGATTCCGGCGTGGTCGGCGAGCGCCTTGCCGGGTTCGAGCCAGAGCCGCAGCAGGTTGTCGGTGAGGATCGCGGCCAGCGGGCGGTGCTGGCCGGGGATCTCGGCGTCGAGCAGGGCCGCCAGCGCGGCGGTGGCGGGCACGGTGTTGGCGTACTTGTGGAAAACCGGGATGCCGTGCACCGACCCGTCGCCGACCCGGTAACCGAAGGTGGCTCCCGCCCAGGTCAGGGGCGGGCCGTCGCCGAGCAGGGCGGTGCGAAGGGCGCGGGTGTAGGTGTCGTAGGCGGCGGGGTCGGCGGTGAAGACCTGGCGCAGCCCGCCGCCGATGTCGAGCACGTCGGGGGAGAGGCCGGCGCTCCAGGCGCTCTCCAGCAGGGCCAGGCAGGTCGTCACGGCGCGCAGCCGGTCGCGGTGCTCGCCGGTGTCGAGGTGGAAGGACAAACCGCGCAGCGCTACTCGGTCGTGATTGGCGGCCAGGAGCGGCCAGAGCGCATCGACTTCGTCGGCCGGGATGCCGAAGCGGCTCACGGCGGTGCCGGGAAATCCGCTGACCCGCAGCAGGATCGGGACGGGGTGTTCGGCGAGGGCGATGATCCGGTCGAGCTCCCAGCGGTTGTCGACATTGATCGTGACGCCATCGGCCAGCAGCCGGCGCAGGAGGCGCTCGCCCTTGGGGCCGGTGGCCTCGATGCGGGCAGGCGGGAAGCCCGCGCCGAGCGCGCTGTCCAATTCCCCGGCCGAGGCGATATCGATGTCGAGGCCCAGGTGCTGGGTTTCGCGCACGAAGGCGTGCGACCGGTTGACCTTGTGCGCGTAGCAGAGGCGGTGCTCGACGCCGCGTGCCGACAGCACGCCCCGCAGTGCCGCGGCATTGCGCGCGAAGACCTGCGGGAACACCAGGTGCAGGGGAGTGCCGTGCCGGGCGGCGACCGCGACGAGGGCGGTGTCGACGAACTCGCGCACGAGCGGGTCGAGGAGCGCGGGGACGGCAGGCGGGGTCACCGGGGTCGCCCGGTGCGGGGTGGACAGGTGGAATCAGGCGGATTCATGGCGCATTCCTCGGTTCGGCGACGCGCGGCAGTGCCGGGCGCGAGCACCCGCGCCTCGGCTGGGCAACGCACACCGCTGCCGAAACCGGCGCGGTGCGCTGCGCTCACCGGCCCGGGCGGAACTACCTCAGCGGACGGCGAGCTTTGGGAACGACTCGTCGCGCACCGGCGGCCCGCGCCGCGACATCGCGTGCCGCAGCCGCACCCCGCGCGGCGGCGCCGGATACTCCACCGGCACGGGACCTGGCGTCGCGGTGACCGCGGTCAGCACGGGAAGAACGACCCGGGTGAACAGCGTGCGCACGAGCGCGAACAGCGCGCGCTCCCCGCGCCACAGCCACAGCCCGCAGACCGCCGCGGCCAGCGCGTGCGCGGCGAGCATGCCCGCCCCACCGCCGTGCGCACCGTGCTCGACCCCGAACCACAGGTGCAGCACCGCCTGCCCGCCGAGCAGCCCCCCGCCGATGGCGACCGGCCCGCGCTCCCGATCGGCCACCACCCAGGCCACCGCCGCCACCGCGAGCAGCGCCGAGACCAGCGTGGCCCCGGAGACAGCGGCACCGGCGGCGCAGGCGTGCCCGGCTGCGGCGAGCGCGACGCAGAGCAGCGCGAAAACCGCCGCGCGGCAGAGCCGTACGGCGGGCAGCGCTCCCGCGCCGAGCGTCATCGCCGCATCCACCCCCTGCCGGACGGTCTTCGTGCCGGACAGCGTAGGCGGGTGCGATCCGGCGGGGTTGCGCAGGGGGCCGCGCGACGGCTACGCCCCGTGGCGTAATCGGCCGCGGGGGCGATGATCTCGTCGGCCGGCCGCTCGATCACCCACTGCCGCTGCCCGCCGGGGAACGGGCGCGCTGGATAATAGAGCGAGTGCTCTGTTATCGTGTAGGCATGCCCCGCCCCCGCCTGCACGACCTCGACGAGCTGATGGACGTCGCCGAGCGCATGGCCGTGGAATCTGGCCCCGCCGCGGTCACCGTGCGCGCCCTGTCGCAGACCGCCGGGGTCTCGAACGGTGCGATCTACCACGCCTTCGGCTCCCGGACCGCGCTGCTCGGCCGGGTGTGGCTGCGCGCGGCGCAGCGCTTCCTCGCGCTGCAGCGGGAGGCCGTGCGCGGGGCGTCGGGCGACGCGGTGGAGGCGGTCGTCGCCGCTGCCGACGCGCCCGCGGAATTCCTGGTGCAGCAACCGGTTTCGGCGCGGTTCCTGCTCGCCGTCGCACGGGAGGAGCTGCTCGGCTCCGGCGACATCCCCGCCGACCTCGCCGCGGAGCTCCGCCACCTCGACCGGGTCCTGACCGAGCTGTTCGGCACCCTGTCCGGCGACGTCTTCGCCCGCCGCGACCGCGAAGCCGTCGCGGTCGTCCGCGACTGCGTGGTCGAACTGCCCACCGCCCTGCTCCTGCGCGGCAACCGCACCCCGGACCCGCCGGTCCGCGCACGCCTCGCCGCCGCCGTCCGCGCGGTCCTCGCCCTGCCTCCGCCCCCACCGACCTGAAGGAACCCCCATGCCCGCGACCCTGCGCTACGAGGGCGACATCGCCGTCCTCACCCTCGGCACCGACGAGAACCGCTTCTCCCCGGACTGGCTGGACGCCGTCGGCACCCACCTCGACGCCGTCGAGCGCGACGCCCGCGGCCTGATCACCATCGGCACCGGCAAGTTCTACTCCAACGGCCTCGACCTGGAGTGGCTGCTGGCCAACGGCGACCACGCCGAGGAGTACGTCGCCCGCGTCCAGGAGCTCTTCGCCCGCGTCCTGACCTTCCCGATGCCGACCGTCGCCGCGGTCAACGGCCACAGCTTCGGCGCGGGCGCCATGCTCGGCATCGCGCACGACTACCGGCTCATGCGCGCCGACCGCGGCTACTACTGCTTCCCCGAGGTCGACATCGACATCACCTTCACCCCCGGCATGGCCGCGCTCATCCAGGCCAAGCTCACCCCGCGGGCAGCGCTCACCGCCATGACGACCGGCCGCCGCTTCGGCGCGGACGACGCCCTCGCGGCCGGGCTCGTCGACGGCACCGCCGCCGAACCCGAGCTGCTCACCGCGGCGCTGGCCCGGCTCGCGCCGCTCACCGGCAAGAACCCCGCGACCGTCGCCAGGATCAAGGCCACCATGTTCGGCAGCGTCACCGCGGCCCTGCGCTGAGTACGGTGGGCGCATGGAGATCCGCGCCGTCCTGCCCGGCGACCGGGCCGAACTGCTCGCGCTCGGCAGCCGCGCCGGGGCGGGCTCGCCGACCGAATCGATCTGGGGCCACGCCGAATCCGAGGCCGCGGTGTATCTCACCCCGTACTTCGAGCTGGAGCCGGAGTCGCTGTTCGTCGCCGTGTCCGGCGGGGAACTGGTCGGGTACCTGGCCGGCTGCGTCGACACCGCCACGTTCCCGAGCGAGGAGCAGCGGATGCGCCGGGCGATCACCGACCACCGGCTGTTCTTCCGGCGCACACCACTGACGTTCTTCGCGCGCGCCGCCATCGATGCCCTGCGGCCCGGTCCGGCCGCGGGTGAACTGGACGACCCGCGCTACCCGGCGCACCTGCACATCAACCTCGTGCCCGAGGCGCGCGGGACCGGCGCCGCTCGTCCCCGGCCTGCGTTACCGGGGTGCGCGGGTGCGTCAGCGCACGATGGTCCGCGCGTCGCGCTGATCGCGGCGGCGGCGCAGGCGGCGGACGACGAACCAGCCGCAGGCGAGCACGACGGCGGCGATCACCCCGTACTGGAAGACGGCGGTGTACGGCTCGACCCGATGCCAGTTCGCGCCGAGCGCGTACCCGGCCAGTACGAAGACCGTGTTCCAGATCAGGCTGCCCGCGGCGGTGAGCACGCTGAAGTACAGGAAGTTCATCCGCTCGACCCCGGCCGGGATGGAGATGAAGCTGCGGAACATCGGGATCATCCGGCCGAAGAAAACGGCCTTGCCGCCGTGCCTGCCGAACCAGGCGGCCGAGCGGTCGACGTCATCGGCGTCGAGCAGCGGGATACGGCCCGCGATGCGGCGCAGCCGCTCGTGCCCGAGCCCGGCGCCGAGGCCGTAGAGCAGCCAGGCGCCGAGCAGCGAGCCGATCGTGGTCCACACGATCGCCGACACCAGCGAGAAGTCGCCGAGCCGCGCGGCGAAACCGGCCAGCGGCAGGATGACCTCGCTCGGCAGCGGCGGGAAGAGGTTCTCCAGGAAGATGGCGAGCCCCGCTCCGGGGCCGCCGAGCCGTTCCATCAGGTTGACGGCCCAGCCTGCCAGGCCGTCGGGCGGTGCGGTTTCGATGGGGGGCTCCTTCCGTCGCGGGCGGCGGGGAAACCGCCCGTTTCGGACATTCCCCGTCGGCGCGCCTGGACACCTCCGCCGGGGTCGGCGCCGTCGGGGTCAGTGTCGCAGCGCGGCGGTGAGCAGCTCGACGGTCTGGATGCGGCCGGTGCTCTCGTCGAGCGGCTCGGACTCGAACTGCCCGGCGGCGGCGGAGATCATGATCTCGTCGACGCCGTGCTCGGCGGCGAAGGCGCGCAGCCGCTTGGCCACGTCGCCGGGCTCGCCGATGAACCAGTTCCGCGCCTGGTGGTCGATGATCCGCCGCTCGGCCTTGTCGGAGGGGTTCGCGCGCACCTCGTCGACGGTCTCGGCCGCGCGCAGCGGCTTGTTCGAGCGCATGCGGGCCATCATGCGCAGGTGCGGCAGGGCGCGCTCGAAGGCCTCCTCGTGGGTCGGGGCGACGACGGCGTTCGCGGTGAGGAAGCTCTTCGGCTCCGGATGCTCGGCCGAGGGCCGGTACTGCGTGCGGTAGAGCGACATGGCGTGGTCGAGGTGGTCGCCGGCGAAGTGGTTCGCGAAGACGTAGGGCAGGCCGAGCTGCGCGGCCAGCCGCGCGGAGTAGTCGCTGGAGCCGAGCAGCCACACCTCGGGCGTGCTGGTCGCGACCGGGGTGGCCTTCACGGTGTACTCGCCGCCGGTGGCGAAGCGCAGGGTCGCGCCGTCGGGGTGCGAGAGCGCGATGATGTCCTTGATGTTGTCCGGGAAGCGGTCGACGTCGCTGGTCGCGCCGGACTGGCGGAGCAGCTGGGTGATCACCTGGTCGCTGCCGGGCGCGCGGCCGATGCCGAGGTCGATGCGGCCGGGCGCGAGCGCCGCCAGCGTGGAGAACTGCTCGGCCACGATCAGCGGCGCGTGGTTGGGCAGCATGACCCCGCCGGAGCCGAGCCGGACCCGCTCGGTGCGGCTCGCGGCGGCGGCGATGAGCACCGGCGGCGAGCTGGCGGCGATGGCGGGCATGTTGTGGTGCTCGGCGAACCAGTAGCGGTGCACGCCGAGCTCGTCGGCGCGCCGCACGAGCTGCATGGACGCCGCGACGGCCTGCGCGGTGGTCTGGCCGGTGCGCAGCGGGACGAGGTCGAGCAGGGAGAGGGTGAGTGCCATGTTCGTACCAATCCTTCGGACGGCGGGCGTCACGGGTGGGTGGTCAGCCGCCGGTGGGGCGGCCGAGCGCGTCGATGGTGCGCCGGAGGTGCGCGAGCTCGTCGGCGGTGTGCGGGCAGACCTGGTCGATCTTGCCGGTGACGGCGCGGACCTCGGCCTCGAGCGCGAGCCCGCGCTCGGTGAGGTCGACGAGGACGCGGCGCTCGTCCCCCGGATCCCGCCGACGGGTCACGAGCCCGGCGGTTTCGAGCCGCTTGACCAGCGGGGTGATGGTGCCGGTGTCCATCTCCAGGCAGGCGCCGAGCGCGCCGACGGTCCGCGGCGCACCGTCGATGAGCGCGAGGACGACCAGGTACTGCGGGAAGGTCAGCCCCAGCGGTTCGAGGATGGGTTTGTGGTGACGGATCATCCGGTTCGCCGCCCCGTAGAGCGCGAACGACAGCTGCCTGCCCAGTTCGCCGGTTCGTTCTCCAGCGCGTGATTCCATAGTGCACTAGATACTAGCGTGCTGGAGCAAATGGTGCCATCGGCCCCGGTGTGGGGCTGTCCGGGAGCGCTGCCAGCGTCTACTATTGGTTGTAGTAGACGAGTAGGGGGTTCTCGAATGGAAGTCATTACGGTCGAGCGGGTGATCAATGCGCCCGTCGAGCGGGTCTTCGACTGGCTCGCCGACGCGGGCAACTATCCGCGGTCGCCGGTCGTCCTGCGGGCGCGGCTCGTGCGGCCGGGCGCGCAGGCGCCGTACGGGGAGGGGGCCGTGCGGGTGCTGGTCTGGGTGATCGGCTGGTTCCGCGAACGGGTCACCGCCTACCGGCCGCCGCACGAGTTCGAGTACCTGGTCGAGCGGAGTTTTCCGCCCGCGCGGCACGAGGGCGGGCGGCTCACGTGCACCGCGGTGCCCGGCGGTACGGCGGTGGTGTGGACCACCACCGCCGAGATTCGGGTGCCGTTCGGCGCGGGGGTGCTCACCCGGGTGGTGGCGAAGCCGGTGATCGCGTTCGTCTTCGGTCGCGTGCTGGCCGCGGCGGATCGCGCTCTTCGCCCCTGAGGTTGTCGCCGTCTCACAAACTGCGGCGGCGCGCCTCGGACAGATACCCGTCGAGCACCGCGCGCGTGGCCTCCGCGCGGTGCGGATCGCCGGCGGCGAGCGCGGCGCGGTGGGCTGCCTCCCAGCGCGCCACGCCGGCGGTGACCCTCGGGTCCGGCTGTTCGGTCAACGGGACTGCCCGGGTGGTAGACATGCCCACTATTTTCGCGTCCAAGTTAACTTCGGGCAAGCGTCGAAACGGTAAATATGAAACGTTTCACTCGATGGCTTCTGAGCGCGTGGGCTCGGCGACTCACCCGCCCAGGTGTTCGTGCTGCAGGACGCCCATGCGCAGCGCGTTCCGGTAGCGCCCACCGGCGAAGTACTCGTCGCGCAGGATGCCCTCGTCCTGGAAGCCGAGCTTGCGGTACACGTGGACGGCCTTCTCGTTCACCACGTCCACGATCAGGTACACCTTGTGCAGGTTCAGCACGGCGAAGGCGTAGTCCAGCGCCTTGCGGGTCGCGACGGTCGCCAGCCCGCGCCCCTGGTGCCCGGGCGCGACGATGATCTGGAACTCCGCGTTGCGGTGCACCGGCGCGATCTCCCGCAGCTCGACCAGCCCGGCCTGCGCGCCGTCCACATCCAGGACGAAGCGGCGTTCCCGCTCGTCGTGGATGTGCCGGTCGTAGATGTCGCGCAGCTCGACGAGCGCCTCGAACGGCTCGTCGAACCAGTAGGACATGATCTGCGCGTCGTTGAAGAGCTGGTGGACGAAGGGGAGATCCTCGCGCTCGAGGGCGCGGAGCCGGGTGTTCACATGCCGAGTCTATTGCTGAACAGTTGCTACTCGGCCTGGAAGCGCAGCAACTGGACGGAGGCGAACTGCCTGGACTCCAGCGGCCGGAGCCGGATCCGGTCGGCCAGCGCCGGGAACATCGGGGTGCCACCGCCGAGCACCACCGGCGAGAGGTAGACGTGGTACTCGTCGATCAGCCCGTGCGGAATGACCGCGGCGGCGAGTTCGGCGCCGCCGATCTCGGCGAGGCCGTCGCCCTCGGCCTTGATCCGGCGCACCTCCTCGACCGCGTTCTCCTTGACCAGGGTGCTGTTCCAGGGGACCTCGGTGAGCGTGCGGGAGAAGACGACCTTGGGCACCGCGGTCCAGAGCTGCCCGAACTCGCGCTCGATCGGCGGCGCGTCCGCGGCCACGTGCGGCCAGTACTCGGCCATGAGCTCGAAGAGCCTGCGGCCGTTGAGCACGATCTCGAGCTCCCGGAACCGGTCGTTGTGGTGCTGGTGCAGCTCGTCGTCCGGGTCGGACCAGTCGATACTGCCGTCCCGGTCGTTGATGTAGCCGTCCAGGGACACGCCGAAGCCGTAGATCAGTCTTCTCATGCCGGGTAGACCTCCTGTGCGCCGGAAACTCATCGGTGCCGCGTTATCGGTGCGGCGCCCCGGGTAGCTCGCGGGCATGACGCAGCTCCGTGAACTCCGTCCGCCCACCATCGAAGGCGCCGCCGACGCGGCGCGGGTGCTCGCCGAGGTACTCGCGCCGACCGTGGCGCAGGGCGCGATCCTGCGCCGCCCGCGGATGGTGGCGTTCGCCGAACGGCTCCGGCTCGACGCGCGCGCGGTCGCGCTGCTGCGCGGGCTCCGCGCGCGGCGCGGGCCTGCGCCGGTGCGGCTCGCGCTCCCCGGCATGTCGATGGCCGTGCTGCTCGACCCGCCCGACGTCGCGCGGCTGCTGGCGAGCGAGCCGGGCCCCTTCGAACCGGCCGCCGGGGTGAAACGCGCCGCGCTGAACCACTTCCAGCCGCACGGCGTGCTGGTGAGCCGGGGCCGGGTGCGCGCCCGCCGCCGCGCCTTCAACGAGGCCGCGCTGCAGACCCCGAACCCGCTGCACGGCATCGCCCCGCAGCTGACCGCCCGGGTCGAGGAGACCGCGCGGCACCTGCTGCGCCGGGCGGGGGAGACCGGCGAGCTGGACTGGGACACCTTCGCCGAGCAGTGGTGGCGGCTGGTCCGCACCGTGGTGCTCGGCACCGCCGCCCGCGACGACACCGCCCTCACCGACGAGCTGGCCCGGCTGCGCGCCCGCGCGAACTGGGCCTTCGCCGCACCCCGCGACGAGACCGGACACCGCAGGCTCGCCGCGGGCATCCAGCGCTACCTGGAGGCCGCGGAGCCGGGCACGCTCGCGGCGGCGATCGCCGCGGCCACCCCGGATTCGGACATCGAACCGGCGGATCAGGTGGCGCACTGGCTGTTCGCCTTCGACGCCGCGGGAATCACCACCTTCCGCACCCTGGCGCTGCTGGCGGCGAACCCCGAACAGGACGAGTGGGCCAGGCAGGAGCTGCCCGACGCCGGGCCGAGCCGGTTCGAGCGGCTGCGCGCCTGCGTGCTCGACACCGTGCGGCTGTGGCCGACCACGCCGATGATCCTGCGCCAATCCACCGCGCCGAGCACCTGGCACGGCCGCGAATTCCGCGCGGGGACGACATTTCTGGTGTTCGCGCCGCTCTTCCACCGCGACCCGGACACCCTCGGCGACGCCGCCGATCACTTCACCCCGCGGCTCTGGCTCGACGGCCGCGCCGACGAGCACCCCGCGCTGGTGCCGTTCAGCGCGGGGCCGGGGGTCTGCCCCGGCCGCAATGTGGTGCTGCTGACCACGTCCACGCTGCTCGCGGCGCTACTGCGGGAGCAGCGCTTCGGCATCGCCGCCGGTGCGGTGCCCGCCGCGCCGGTGCCGGCCGGGATCGATCACTTCCGGATCCGGCTGGGCCTGCGCGGCTGACCGCCGATCAGGTGGGGCCACCGGCCCTGATCCCCGCGGTGTCGATGCCGAGCGCGCGCAGCCGGGCCAGGTAGGTCTCGACGGTGCGCAGCTTCACCTCCTCGTAGCCGCGCACCAGGTCGGCCGCGGCGGCGACCGCGACGGCGTGCGCGTGGCCGTCCGGGGTCAGGGTGGCGGTCAGGGTGCGGATCGTCTGCTCGTAGTGCGCCGCGAGGCGCCGCTCGAGCCGTCGCATCCGCGTGAACCCGAAGGGGTCGAAGGGCGTTCCGCGCAGCCCGCGGCCGCGGGCGAGCAGGCGCAGCGCCGCGGGGGAGCGCAGCCCGATCTTCTTGTCCCTGCCGAGTGCGCGCAGGGTCGGGGGGTGCAGCTTGTAGGTGAGGTTGCCCGCGCCGGGCAGCTCGTCGCGGACCGCGTGCAGGAAGGCGGGGTCGACCAGCATCCGGGCGACCTCGTACTCGTCCTTGTAGGCCAGCAGCTTGTGCAGCCCGTGCGCCACCGCCGCGGTGAGCTCGCTGCCCGCGCCGATCGCCTGCTCGGCGGCCCAGACCTGCTGCACCAGCGCGAGATAGCGGGCGGCCAGCGCCTCGCCCTGGTAGGCGACGAGCTGGGCGGCGCGGCGCTCGACGGTGCCGCGGACCGCGCCGGTCACGCCGAGCGGGGCGAGCAGCCGCGCGGGTAGCGGGGCATCGTCGCTGCGGTGCGAGCGCTCGCCCGCGCGGGTGGCCGCGGCGAAGGCCGCCGGGTCGGCGACGGCGACCCGGCCCCAGGCGAAGGCGCTCCGGTTGGCGCGCACCGCGACCCCGTTGAGCGCGATGGCCTCCTCGATCGCGGCGGCGTGGATGGGCAGCGCCCCCGCCTGGTAGGCGGCGCCGACCAGCAGCGAGTTGGCGGTCGCGGAGTCGCCGAACAGCACCTCGGCGGCGGCCACCGCGTCGAAGCCGAGCACGTCCCTGCCCGCGGTGGCGAGCCGGTCGAGCAGCACGCCCTCCGCCGGGTAGGCGACCGAGGCGTCGTGCACCATGTCGCCGGTCGGGGTGCGGCTGGTGGAGGCGACGACCAGGGTGCGCTCGGCGCTGCCGTAGCGCAGGTTGCGGTCGTCGGCGGCGGTGAGCAGGTCGAAGGCGAGGAAGCAGTCGGCGCCCGCGGGGGCGATGCGGTTGGCGGCGTCGACCGCGCGCCTGCTCAGCCGCAGGTGCGAGGTGACCGGCCCGGCCTTCTGGCTGAGCCCGGTCTGGTCGAGCCCCTCCACGTGCAGCCCGGCGCGCAGCGCGGCGGTGCCGAGCACCTGGTTGGCGGTGACGATGCCGGTGCCGCCGACCCCGGCGAGGAAGACGTCGAAGGTGCCGTCGATCTCGGGCAGCTCCGGGTCGGGGACCTCGGGCGGGGCCGGGGGCGCGGTGCGGGCGGGCGGTGCGGGCACCTCGGGCAGCTCGACGGTGACGAAGGCCGGGCAGTCACCGTCCAGGCAGCTGTAGTCGGTGTTGCAGCCGGTCTGGTCGATCCGGGTCTTGCGGCCGAACTCGGTCTGCACCGGCCGCACCGACAGGCAGTTCGACTTCACCCCGCAGTCGCCGCAGCCCTCGCAGACCGCCTCGTTGATCAGCACCCTCGTGCGCCGCACCGGCGCCTCGCCGCGCTTGCGCTTGCGCCTGGTGTCGGCCGCGCACGGCTGGTCGTAGATCAGCACCGTGACACCGGGAACCTCGCGCAGCAGGCGCTGGGCCTCGTCCAGACGGTCGCGATCCCACACCAGCACACCGGGCGCGAACGCGGCGCCGCGGTGCCGCTCCGGCTCCTCCGCGCAGACGATGGTTCGCACCACCCCCTCGGCGGCGAGCTTGTGCGTCAGCCGCGGCACCGAGAGCCCGGCCTCGGCGGGCTGGGCGCCGGTCATGGCGACGGCGGCGTTGTAGAGGATCTTGTAGGTGATGTTCACCCCGGCCGCGATGCACGCCTGGATCGCGAGCTGCCCGGAGTGGAAATACGTTCCGTCGCCGACATTCTGGAAGATGTGGCCGATGTCGGTGTACGGCGCCTGGCCGATCCACTGCGCGCCCTCGCCGCCCATCTGGGTGAGCCCGGTGACCTGGGAATCGGTGCGCGCGGACATGGTGACCAGGGTGTGGCAGCCGATCCCGCCCCCGGCCAGCGAACCGTCCGGGACCACGGTGGAGCGGTTGTGCGGGCAGCCGGAGCAGAAGAAGGCGGTGCGCTTGGTGTCGAGCACGCTCAGCGGCAGCGCGGCGGGCAGCGGGGTGCGCAGCGGAACCCGTTCGCGCAGCACGGTGCGCAGCGGGCCGACCAGCCGGGCGGCGGTCAGCTCGCCGTCGGCCGGGACCAGCGGGCGGCCGTCGGCGGCGCGCTTGCCGAGGACGCCCGGCGCCCGCGCGGTGCCGTACAGCGCCTCCAGTACCTGGGATTCCGCGAACGCGGTCTTGTCCTCCACGACCAGCACCGCCTCCACCCCGGCGGCCACGCGGCGGACCTTGCCCGCATCCAGCGGGTAGGGCATGCCGACCCGCAGGATCCGGATCCCCGCCCGCCGCAACTCGTCCGCACCCAGCCCGAGCTCCTCCAGCGCCTGGCGCACCGCGTCGTAGGCGGTCCCGACCGCAACGATGCCGAGCCAGGCGTCCCCGGTGTCGACCTCGATGCGGTCGATGTCGTTGACGGCGGCGAACTCTCGCACCATCGCCCACCGCGGCCCGTACAGATCCGCCTCGGCGAGGACGCTGTCCGGCGGGGCGGCGAGCACCCGCTGGCGGTAGGTCCAGGGCCTGCCCTCCCACTCCAGCCGGGGAACGGTGATGCGGAAATCGGTGAAATCGCGGTCCAGCGTCCACAGCCCGTCGGCGACGTCGGCCACCAGTTTCAGCGCGGGCCAGCACCCCGACGCCCGGGACAGCGCCACCGCGTACAGCCCGAAGGCCACGACCTCCTCGGCATTGCGCGGGAACAGCACCGGCATCGACAGCGCCGCCAGCGAGCGTTCGCTGGCCGCGGGCACCGACGACGACTTCGCCGCCGGATCGTCCCCGACCAGTGCCAGCGCGCCGCCGGCCGGGTGCGCGCCGTACATGGCGGCATGCCGCAGTGCGTCACCGGCGCGATCCAGCCCGGGGCCCTTGCCGTACCAGACCCCGATCACCCCGTCGTGTGTCCTGCTTCCCTTGGGCAACTCCAGCTGGCTGCCCCACACCGAGGTCGCCGCCAGCTCCTCGTTCACCCCGGGCACGAGTCGCACATCGTGCTCGGAGGCCAGCTCCGGCAGCCCGGCGAGCAGGCGATCCAGCCCGGCCAGCGGACTGCCCTGGTAGCCGGAGACGAAGGTCGCCACCCGCCGCCCCGCGCGCCGATCGCGCTCGTGCTGCTCCACGAGCAGCCGCGCGATGGCCTGCACGCCGGTGAGCAGCACCGGGCCTGTCGCACTCCGGTACCGATCCGCCAGATCCACGGAATCGGTCACCGGCTGAACATCGTCGACGTGCGTCATATCCGCACCGCCTCGGCAGAACTCGACATCTGGCGCCCCCAGTATCGATATCGGTTGAATCCGGTCAACGAAGCATCGAGATCAACGAACCGACGGCCCGAAACGGGGCCTGCACCCTCATCGGCTCGGTGGAGCACAATCGTCCGGTCGCGAGAGGCGACGGGATCAGCGGCCGATGCTACCCCGTGCCGCGGGTACCGCGAGGCCGCGGTCCGCCCGGCTGTGGATAACTTCGCCCCGCGGCCGGACGCACCGCCCGGATTGCCTGCTTGCGTAACTCTGCAATTGCGAATCCCTTGGCGTACGGTGGGCTCACCGACGGAAGGAATCGCTGTGGCCCACATGGAAGTCGCGTTGAAGGATCTGATGATGCTGGACGGCGCGATCGCCGCGGCCGTCGTCGACTACGGCAGCGGGATGCCGCTCGGCACGGCGGGCGGCTCCAGGGACTTCGACATCGAGCTGGCCGCCGCGGGCACCACCGAGATCGTGCGGGCCAAGATGCGCACCATCGGCGATCTCGGGCTGGATGAGGAGATCGACGACATCCTGATCACCCTGCGCACCCAGTTCCACCTGCTGCGGCCCACCGGCAACGGGCTGTTCGTCTACGTCGTGCTCGATCGCGGCCGCGGCAACCTGGCGCTCGCTCGGCACAGCCTCAAGGCCGTCACCAGGGAACTCGAGGTCTGATCGCCGGATCGGCGCGGCCGGGGGGCCGGGAATCGGCGATTTGCTAGGGTTGGCGGGCAAATCTTCGGTGTACCGGTGCGCTGGTTGGAGGGTCGACGTGGGC is a window encoding:
- the speG gene encoding spermidine N1-acetyltransferase — its product is MNTRLRALEREDLPFVHQLFNDAQIMSYWFDEPFEALVELRDIYDRHIHDERERRFVLDVDGAQAGLVELREIAPVHRNAEFQIIVAPGHQGRGLATVATRKALDYAFAVLNLHKVYLIVDVVNEKAVHVYRKLGFQDEGILRDEYFAGGRYRNALRMGVLQHEHLGG
- a CDS encoding decarboxylase; translated protein: MTPPAVPALLDPLVREFVDTALVAVAARHGTPLHLVFPQVFARNAAALRGVLSARGVEHRLCYAHKVNRSHAFVRETQHLGLDIDIASAGELDSALGAGFPPARIEATGPKGERLLRRLLADGVTINVDNRWELDRIIALAEHPVPILLRVSGFPGTAVSRFGIPADEVDALWPLLAANHDRVALRGLSFHLDTGEHRDRLRAVTTCLALLESAWSAGLSPDVLDIGGGLRQVFTADPAAYDTYTRALRTALLGDGPPLTWAGATFGYRVGDGSVHGIPVFHKYANTVPATAALAALLDAEIPGQHRPLAAILTDNLLRLWLEPGKALADHAGITVASVEFTKDLPDGTVLVNLDLSRDQVTPADQEALVDPLLVPAQPPPEHPEPLGVFLAGRLCLERDMISNRAIRLPFRPRPGDLLVFPNTAGYHSDLSAGTAAMHPLPRRLAVTRDRSTFTAGPDAGHRPAEEGPCAPTTTSPN
- a CDS encoding TetR/AcrR family transcriptional regulator, which codes for MPRPRLHDLDELMDVAERMAVESGPAAVTVRALSQTAGVSNGAIYHAFGSRTALLGRVWLRAAQRFLALQREAVRGASGDAVEAVVAAADAPAEFLVQQPVSARFLLAVAREELLGSGDIPADLAAELRHLDRVLTELFGTLSGDVFARRDREAVAVVRDCVVELPTALLLRGNRTPDPPVRARLAAAVRAVLALPPPPPT
- a CDS encoding LLM class flavin-dependent oxidoreductase; the protein is MALTLSLLDLVPLRTGQTTAQAVAASMQLVRRADELGVHRYWFAEHHNMPAIAASSPPVLIAAAASRTERVRLGSGGVMLPNHAPLIVAEQFSTLAALAPGRIDLGIGRAPGSDQVITQLLRQSGATSDVDRFPDNIKDIIALSHPDGATLRFATGGEYTVKATPVATSTPEVWLLGSSDYSARLAAQLGLPYVFANHFAGDHLDHAMSLYRTQYRPSAEHPEPKSFLTANAVVAPTHEEAFERALPHLRMMARMRSNKPLRAAETVDEVRANPSDKAERRIIDHQARNWFIGEPGDVAKRLRAFAAEHGVDEIMISAAAGQFESEPLDESTGRIQTVELLTAALRH
- a CDS encoding DedA family protein, with the translated sequence MERLGGPGAGLAIFLENLFPPLPSEVILPLAGFAARLGDFSLVSAIVWTTIGSLLGAWLLYGLGAGLGHERLRRIAGRIPLLDADDVDRSAAWFGRHGGKAVFFGRMIPMFRSFISIPAGVERMNFLYFSVLTAAGSLIWNTVFVLAGYALGANWHRVEPYTAVFQYGVIAAVVLACGWFVVRRLRRRRDQRDARTIVR
- a CDS encoding SRPBCC family protein, with translation MEVITVERVINAPVERVFDWLADAGNYPRSPVVLRARLVRPGAQAPYGEGAVRVLVWVIGWFRERVTAYRPPHEFEYLVERSFPPARHEGGRLTCTAVPGGTAVVWTTTAEIRVPFGAGVLTRVVAKPVIAFVFGRVLAAADRALRP
- a CDS encoding MarR family winged helix-turn-helix transcriptional regulator, producing the protein MESRAGERTGELGRQLSFALYGAANRMIRHHKPILEPLGLTFPQYLVVLALIDGAPRTVGALGACLEMDTGTITPLVKRLETAGLVTRRRDPGDERRVLVDLTERGLALEAEVRAVTGKIDQVCPHTADELAHLRRTIDALGRPTGG
- a CDS encoding enoyl-CoA hydratase-related protein, which gives rise to MPATLRYEGDIAVLTLGTDENRFSPDWLDAVGTHLDAVERDARGLITIGTGKFYSNGLDLEWLLANGDHAEEYVARVQELFARVLTFPMPTVAAVNGHSFGAGAMLGIAHDYRLMRADRGYYCFPEVDIDITFTPGMAALIQAKLTPRAALTAMTTGRRFGADDALAAGLVDGTAAEPELLTAALARLAPLTGKNPATVARIKATMFGSVTAALR